One region of Prinia subflava isolate CZ2003 ecotype Zambia chromosome 6, Cam_Psub_1.2, whole genome shotgun sequence genomic DNA includes:
- the MREG gene encoding melanoregulin yields MGLRAWLRSLGCCGCCGGEAAVAEKEPLLSNNNPYASFGATLARDEEQNLWSTPHDVTHTEADDDRVLYNMIVVRNQLDKDSEEWQKLNYDIYTLRQTRKEVRSRWKHILEDLGFQKEADSLLSVTKLSIISDSQNMSKARDILLKLSEETNIFPTSWELSERYLFVVDRLIALDAADEFFKVASAAYPKRDRADEGPGPLRSGPAAVP; encoded by the exons ATGGGGCTGCGGGCCTGGCTGCGATCGCTCGGCTGCTGCGGCTGCTgcggcggggaggcggcggTGGCCGAGAAGGAGCCCCTGCTCAG TAACAACAACCCCTACGCGTCCTTCGGGGCCACCCTGGCGCGGGATGAGGAGCAGAACCTGTGGAGCACCCCCCACGACGTGACCCACACCGAGGCCGACGACGACCGCGTGCTCTACAACATGATCGTGGTCAGGAACCAGCTGGACAAGGACTCGGAG GAGTGGCAGAAGCTCAACTATGACATTTATACTTTACGGCAGACGCGGAAAGAAGTGAGGAGCAGGTGGAAACACATTTTGGAGGATTTAG GTTTCCAGAAGGAGGCAGATTCCCTCTTGTCAGTGACCAAACTTAGCATCATCAGCGACTCTCAGAACATGAGCAAAGCCCGGGACATCTTGCTGAAGCTCTCGGAGGAGACCAACATCTTCCCAACCAGCTGGGAGCTTTCCGAGCGCTACCTCTTTGTGGTG GACCGGCTCATCGCGCTGGACGCCGCGGACGAGTTCTTCAAGGTGGCCAGCGCCGCGTATCCCAAGCGGGACAGGGCGGACGAGGGCCCCGGGCCCCTGCGGAGCGGCCCGGCCGCTGTGCCCTGA